From the genome of Torulaspora globosa chromosome 2, complete sequence, one region includes:
- the TUB4 gene encoding gamma-tubulin (ancestral locus Anc_7.323) — translation MAGEIITIQVGQCGNQMGKHFWSQLAREHGIGKDGQSLDNSGDARDDDTNPFFKLNEGNRYTPRALMLDLEPSAIQDVQNAFPGFFDPRSMWISPEELGAGNSWSKGYDYGLANQDALLNMIDKEVDATENFEGFQLLHSVAGGTGSGLGSSLLEAISDRFPKKFLTTYSVFPSDESEVVIQPYNTILTLRRLEENSDASVVFDNNALLNLTSRVFRDPYTSYLHTNQLISAAMSAITNSIRFPSYMYNSLPSIFSTLVPTPELHFLVPSFTPFTSDYVTGGKEPKSNTAYDVLLDLFDGSSSLVSSSIDNPTYLNVLCSVIGTTEQNDVLRAIAKAQQRLNFAPWSFSSVHVNVGRQSPYLSDQTRHSYTNGLMLANTTAITSLFTKTCTTFDKIFSKGAFLNTFKDGKMFQNGWDEFVESRQVVEDLTEEYMASEQETYLDGVLLEDENMVDHIDTGFDADGDDNII, via the coding sequence ATGGCCGGAGAAATTATAACAATCCAAGTTGGACAATGTGGTAATCAAATGGGTAAGCACTTTTGGTCCCAGTTGGCTAGAGAACATGGGATTGGGAAAGACGGTCAGAGCCTGGACAATAGTGGTGATGCTCGAGATGATGACACAAAcccatttttcaagctAAACGAAGGAAATAGATACACTCCGAGAGCTTTGATGCTTGATTTGGAACCTAGCGCGATCCAGGATGTTCAGAACGCTTTTCCCGGATTTTTTGACCCAAGAAGCATGTGGATATCTCCAGAGGAACTAGGTGCCGGAAACTCGTGGTCTAAAGGTTACGATTATGGCCTTGCTAATCAAGATGCGCTTCTAAACATGATAGATAAGGAAGTTGACGCAACAGAGAACTTCGAAGGGTTCCAGCTGCTGCATTCCGTCGCTGGCGGCACCGGATCAGGCTTGGGATCCAGTCTCTTGGAAGCGATATCCGATAGGTTCCCCAAAAAGTTCCTTACGACGTATTCTGTATTCCCTAGCGATGAATCTGAAGTGGTCATTCAGCCTTATAACACCATTTTAACTCTTAGGAGGCTTGAAGAGAATAGCGATGCATCAGTCGTATTTGACAACAACGCCCTCCTGAACCTCACGAGCAGGGTCTTTAGAGATCCTTACACGAGCTATCTGCATACAAACCAGCTAATATCCGCAGCGATGTCAGCCATAACCAATTCAATTCGATTTCCAAGCTATATGTACAACTCTCTCCCCAGCATATTCTCGACTCTGGTGCCAACTCCGGAGCTTCATTTCCTGGTTCCAAGCTTCACGCCTTTCACCTCTGATTACGTTACTGGGGGGAAAGAACCTAAGAGTAATACTGCTTATGATGTGCTCCTAGATTTATTTGATGGTTCAAGTTCTCTCGTATCAAGCAGCATTGATAATCCAACCTATCTGAACGTTCTATGCTCAGTGATTGGTACAACTGAGCAGAATGACGTTTTGCGAGCCATTGCAAAAGCACAGCAGCGTTTAAACTTTGCTCCTTGGTCGTTCTCGTCGGTCCATGTGAATGTTGGAAGACAATCGCCTTATCTGTCAGATCAGACTCGTCATAGCTACACAAATGGTCTCATGCTGGCAAATACAACAGCTATAACATCTTTGTTTACTAAGACATGCACCACTTTTGATaagatcttctccaaagGTGCCTTTCTGAACACTTTCAAGGATGGTAAGAtgtttcaaaatggttGGGATGAGTTTGTAGAGTCCCGGCAGGTGGTGGAGGATCTAACTGAAGAATACATGGCCTCTGAACAAGAAACGTACCTTGACGGCGTGCTATTAGAGGATGAAAATATGGTGGATCATATCGATACAGGGTTCGATGCGGATGGCGATGACAATATTATATGA
- the RPN5 gene encoding proteasome regulatory particle lid subunit RPN5 (ancestral locus Anc_7.326), giving the protein MSRDAPIKAEKDYSEILKEEMPKIHQLAVDDWQGALSQLLVLEKKTRQAADLVSSKQLLSDLVDMLVSRGKWDELDEQLALLSKKHGQLKLSIQHMVQRIMKHLGEDKTLDLETRIKTIESIRTVTENKIFVEVERARVTRDLAHIRREQGKIEEAADILCEMQVETYGSMEMSEKIEFILEQMELSILKGDYTQATVLSRKILKKTFKNVKYESLKLRYYELLIKIGLYKKDYLEVAQYFQEIYQTDSVKKDEELWRPALSHMVYFLILSPYGNLQNDLIHKVQLDNNLKKLETQEALVKLFTTPELMRWTVVKRTYEPLLNKDDIAFGGSNKHHWDELHKRVVEHNLRVISKYYSKIALPRLNELLDLTESETETFISDLVNQGIIFAKINRPAKVVNFEKFKHSSELLNEWSQNVDQLLEHIETIGHLITKEEIIHGLKAK; this is encoded by the coding sequence ATGTCTAGGGATGCACCTATAAAAGCGGAGAAGGACTACTCCgagattttgaaggagGAAATGCCAAAGATTCATCAATTGGCGGTGGATGACTGGCAGGGCGCATTGAGTCAATTGCTGGttctcgagaagaaaaccCGACAGGCTGCTGATCTGGTGTCTTCAAAGCAATTGCTGTCAGATTTGGTGGATATGCTAGTTTCTAGGGGCAAATGGGATGAGTTGGATGAACAACTAGCGTTACTGTCGAAGAAACATGGTCAACTGAAACTGTCCATTCAGCACATGGTTCAGAGGATAATGAAGCATTTGGGCGAAGACAAGACACTTGATTTGGAGACTAGAATCAAGACCATCGAAAGCATCAGAACCGTCACGGAGAACAAGATTTTTGTGGaagttgaaagagctagagTTACGAGAGACTTAGCCCATATTAGGAGGGAACAAGGCAAGATAGAGGAGGCGGCGGACATATTATGTGAGATGCAAGTTGAAACATATGGGTCGATGGAAATGTCTGAGAAGATAGAATTCATCTTAGAGCAAATGGAATTGAGCATATTGAAAGGCGATTACACTCAGGCTACCGTGCTTTCAAGGAAAatactgaagaaaacatTCAAGAATGTCAAATATGAATCCCTCAAACTCCGTTACTACGAGCTACTAATCAAGATCGGATTGTATAAGAAGGATTATTTGGAGGTGGCGCAGTATTTCCAAGAAATATATCAAACCGACTCAGTtaagaaagatgaagagctgtGGAGACCAGCCTTATCTCATATGGTATATTTTCTGATTCTCTCACCTTATGGAAATTTGCAAAATGATTTAATACACAAAGTTCAATTAGAcaacaatttgaagaagcttgaaaCGCAGGAGGCGCTTGTTAAGCTTTTCACAACCCCTGAACTGATGAGATGGACTGTAGTGAAGAGAACATATGAGCCTTTGCTCAACAAGGATGATATAGCGTTTGGTGGGAGTAACAAACACCATTGGGATGAGCTGCATAAGAGAGTCGTCGAGCACAACTTGCGAGTGATTTCCAAGTACTACTCGAAGATTGCACTGCCCAGACTTAATGAATTATTGGATTTAACCGAATCTGAAACTGAAACTTTCATCAGTGACTTAGTCAACCAAGGTATCATTTtcgccaagatcaacaggCCTGCAAAGGTGGTgaactttgaaaaattcaagcACTCAAGTGAACTCTTGAATGAATGGTCCCAAAACGTCGATCAACTGCTGGAGCACATCGAAACCATTGGCCATCTCATCacaaaagaagaaatcatACATGGACTTAAGGCCAAATAA
- the COP1 gene encoding coatomer subunit alpha (ancestral locus Anc_7.322), whose amino-acid sequence MKMLTKFESKSTRAKGIAFHPSRPWVLVALFSSTIQLWDYRMGTLLHRYEDHEGPVRGIDFHPTQPIFASAGDDYTIKVWSLETNKCLYTLNGHLDYVRTVFFHRELPWIITASDDQTIRIWNWQNRKELACLTGHNHFVMCAQFHPTEDLVVSASLDETIRVWDISGLRKRHSAPGASSFEDQIASQQNLLDAGFGDCVVKFILEGHTRGVNWASFHPTLPLIVSGGDDRQVKLWRMSSTKAWEVDTCRGHTNNVDSVIFHPHQNLIISVGEDKTLRVWDLDKRTPVKQFKRENDRFWLIAAHPHINLFGAAHDSGIMVFKLDRERPCSVTHQNELIFINREKQVQIFDYNKKVSSLPYVSLKNLGQAWNSFKSISFNPSQHSILVNEGNDRFGLVLLPKKPTGAVEPSGVIEDAGSFALFVARNRFVVYNKPSESLEVRTLDNKITKTIKVDGAVTDIVNSGAGCVLLLQPKRVVLFDVQQGKKLAELAVKNVKYVAWSHDGQYAALMSKHTITTVTKRLELINSMHDTIRIKSACWDETGVLIYSTLNHIRYSLLNGERGIIKTLENTLYINKAQGKLIYALDRDGEMKILTIDPTEYRFKKALANKNFPEVLRIIKNSNLVGQNIISYLQKSGYPEIALQFVQDPQTRFDLALEYGNLDVALEEAKKLNNNVVWSKLSKEALLQGDTSLVEMICQIQKSFDKLSFLYLITGDHVKLSKMQEIAQYRGDYASFIANSFYSDSALLRAKVFSQIGSLPLAYAVAKTNGDDTAAAGFLDQAGISESDVVLPDNISSTGFTKAPTIEEPFKKWPLKKPDRSYFEKALANEIEEPATEAPDEINSAEESKISVDEDLLENEGADAEGDAWDMGEEELELGTEQPGEEESPNDDKTQTEESITATWVSNSKLPAVLIAAGAFDAAAQALNRQAGIINFEPLRKNFINIFEGCRTYMASTPTELPAIPGYICADADEEDVNAILPRTPNIAVVLNFMDEGYKYFKGNKLESAVQSFRNAIYAITLLAVRSDEEEETARKSLEKAREYILGLSIELERRSLPAEDVKRNLELAAYFTKAKLSPPHRSNALQVAMSQSFKHKNYLQASFFAGELLKIMPSGPRADQARKVKDKADSLAYDAVAIDFDPYANFEVCASTHTPIYKGSPMVVDPLTGAKYHASEKGKTDSIALISKVGAPASGLRIQ is encoded by the coding sequence atgaagatgctTACGAAGTTTGAATCGAAATCTACCAGGGCCAAGGGGATTGCTTTCCACCCCTCCAGACCATGGGTCCTGGTGGCTCTATTTTCCTCGACCATTCAGTTATGGGACTACAGAATGGGCACGCTACTTCACAGATATGAGGATCATGAAGGTCCAGTGAGAGGAATTGACTTTCATCCAACGCAGCCTATATTTGCCTCTGCTGGTGATGACTACACGATTAAAGTTTGGTCCCTGGAAACCAACAAATGTCTCTACACGTTAAATGGCCACTTGGATTACGTCAGAACCGTTTTTTTTCACAGAGAGTTACCATGGATCATTACTGCGTCTGATGATCAAACGATAAGGATTTGGAATTGGCAGAACCGCAAGGAATTGGCGTGCCTAACAGGCCACAATCACTTTGTCATGTGCGCCCAATTTCATCCCACAGAGGACTTGGTGGTGTCTGCATCTCTTGATGAGACCATCAGAGTTTGGGATATCAGCGGTTTGAGAAAGAGGCATTCTGCCCCTGGTGCTTCAAGTTTCGAGGATCAAATCGCGTCTCAGCAGAATCTTTTGGACGCCGGTTTTGGAGATTGTGTTGTGAAATTCATATTGGAAGGTCATACTAGAGGTGTTAACTGGGCTTCGTTCCATCCTACTCTACCGCTAATCGTCTCCGGTGGTGATGATCGTCAAGTAAAACTTTGGAGAATGAGTTCCACCAAGGCTTGGGAGGTTGATACTTGCAGAGGTCATACAAACAACGTCGACAGTGtaatttttcatcctcACCAAAACTTGATCATTTCTGTTGGCGAGGATAAGACATTGAGAGTCTGGGACCTAGACAAGAGAACCCCGGTAAAGCAATTTAAGAGAGAGAATGACAGATTCTGGCTAATTGCGGCACATCCTCACATCAACCTCTTCGGTGCAGCTCATGACTCAGGTATCATGGTTTTCAAGTTAGATCGTGAGAGACCTTGTAGTGTCACACATCAGAACGAATTGattttcatcaacagaGAGAAGCAGGTTCAGATCTTCGATTACAACAAAAAGGTGTCTTCTTTGCCCTACGTttcattgaagaatctTGGTCAAGCTTGGAACTCCTTTAAAAGTATCTCGTTCAATCCTTCACAACATTCGATACTGGTCAATGAGGGTAATGACAGATTTGGTCTAGTTCTTTTACCAAAAAAGCCTACCGGCGCCGTTGAACCAAGTGGAGTCATTGAAGATGCCGGCAGCTTCGCCTTGTTCGTTGCTCGTAACAGATTTGTCGTCTACAACAAGCCTAGTGAATCGCTAGAGGTTCGGACACTGGATAACAAGATTACTAAAACCATAAAAGTCGATGGCGCAGTAACCGATATCGTTAATAGCGGAGCAGGTTGCGTACTACTTTTGCAACCAAAAAGGGTTGTTTTGTttgatgttcaacaaggtAAAAAACTCGCCGAATTGGCAGTAAAGAACGTCAAATATGTTGCTTGGTCTCATGATGGTCAATATGCTGCGTTGATGAGCAAGCACACTATTACGACTGTCACGAAGAGACTTGAGTTGATAAATTCTATGCACGATACCATTAGAATCAAGAGCGCCTGCTGGGATGAAACTGGTGTTTTAATTTACTCCACCTTGAATCACATCAGATATAGCCTATTgaatggagaaagaggtATCATCAAGACTCTGGAGAATACCCTCTACATCAACAAAGCTCAGGGAAAGCTTATCTATGCCCTGGATCGTGATGGTgagatgaagatcttgacCATTGACCCAACGGAATACCGCTTTAAAAAGGCACTTGCAAATAAGAACTTCCCAGAGGTTCTGCGTATCATCAAGAACTCTAATTTAGTCGGTCAGAACATTATCTCATACTTACAGAAGTCTGGCTATCCTGAAATAGCTCTGCAATTTGTGCAGGATCCACAAACACGTTTCGACTTAGCCTTAGAGTATGGTAATCTTGATGTCGCATTAGAGGAAGCTAAAAAGTTGAACAATAATGTGGTGTGGAGCAAGCTAAGCAAAGAAGCCTTACTTCAAGGTGATACTTCGCTGGTGGAGATGATCTGCCAAATTCAAAAGTCATTTGACAAACTGTCATTCTTATATCTTATTACTGGTGATCACGTCAAATTATCCAAAATGCAGGAGATTGCACAATATCGGGGGGATTACGCAAGCTTCATTGCTAATAGCTTTTACAGCGATTCTGCACTTTTGAGGGCCAAAGTGTTCTCCCAAATAGGTTCCTTGCCGTTGGCCTATGCTGTCGCCAAAACGAATGGTGATGATACTGCCGCAGCAGGCTTTCTGGACCAAGCGGGAATAAGCGAGTCCGACGTTGTACTACCTGATAATATAAGCTCTACAGGCTTTACCAAAGCGCCTACTATAGAAGAACCGTTCAAGAAATGGCCTTTGAAGAAACCCGACCGTTCAtattttgagaaagctcTGGCAAACGAAATAGAAGAGCCAGCGACTGAAGCACCTGACGAGATAAActctgctgaagaatccAAGATATCTGTAGATGAAGATCTACTCGAGAACGAAGGTGCCGATGCTGAAGGCGATGCCTGGGATATGggtgaagaagagcttgaattGGGCACTGAGCAGCCgggcgaagaagaatcgCCAAATGATGACAAAACTcaaactgaagaaagcaTTACCGCTACCTGGGTTAGTAACTCTAAACTACCTGCAGTCTTAATCGCTGCTGGCGCGTTCGATGCCGCTGCTCAGGCCCTTAACAGACAGGCGGGGATTATTAATTTTGAGCCACTAAGAAAGAACTTCATTAATATTTTTGAAGGCTGCAGAACATACATGGCTTCGACCCCAACTGAGCTGCCTGCTATCCCTGGTTACATTTGTGCTGATgcggatgaagaagatgtcaaCGCTATTTTACCACGCACGCCTAACATTGCCGTTGTCTTGAACTTCATGGATGAAGGCTACAAATACTTCAAAGGAAACAAGCTTGAGTCAGCCGTCCAATCATTCCGTAACGCCATTTACGCAATCACCCTCCTAGCGGTTCGCagcgacgaagaagaggagacCGCTCGCAAATCTTTGGAAAAGGCAAGGGAGTATATTCTTGGGCTTTCGATCGAGCTGGAACGTCGTTCGCTCCCGGCTGAGGACGTGAAGCGCAACCTCGAGCTAGCAGCATATTTCACTAAGGCAAAATTGTCGCCTCCTCACAGAAGCAACGCTCTACAAGTGGCAATGTCTCAAAGTTTCAAGCACAAGAACTACCTGCAGGCATCATTCTTTGCGGGCGAACTACTCAAGATAATGCCATCTGGGCCTCGTGCTGACCAGGCCCGCAAAGTCAAAGACAAGGCCGATTCACTGGCTTACGATGCAGTTGCGATCGATTTTGATCCCTACGCTAACTTCGAGGTTTGCGCCTCCACGCATACTCCGATCTACAAGGGATCACCAATGGTCGTGGATCCCTTGACAGGAGCAAAATATCATGCTTCTGAAAAGGGCAAAACCGATAGTATTGCTCTGATTTCCAAGGTTGGCGCTCCAGCTTCTGGTCTAAGGATACAGTAG
- the NOP14 gene encoding snoRNA-binding rRNA-processing protein NOP14 (ancestral locus Anc_7.327): MAGSQLKQLKATLKAHNLTGQTNGGKKKKGSKRQPKQYDREERSKVIAQIRETFSPFEVKKVKNKRIDDSSIPVGKPGISKQIGEEQRRKVYEAKQAHRNKSNGFLDRRFGERNKHMSEEDKMLERFTRERQSQSRVKSSLFDLNDDDDDDGGMFQTGLTHLGEALHDDFDEGDLGLDDEDNEVRATGRSKRSLDYGENGSLGEPAEPARKKTKAEVMKEIIAKSKFYKQERQKAQEKLEDQIDELDENFGDIFSELKASSAAAQAAPELQDQTDKEYDIKVKELIMEKRAAPSDRTKTPEELKKEVEEKRAQLERQRNERMSGILELEDGEERGVEDLDDGFWANSDDEEELGEGSFADSDEDIELEQSPSDEAEFKRDRELRDLPCPGSHEELLAFLKGQRLVDQPKQIRRIIHAHQPKLAEGNKEKLGHLTAVLLQHILFLSNQDYSKNLKEFAEVQNSMLKILQSLSEQYNQALSKECRKIISTIQERFKKNQFTKVLPSDLVFFNLVGVIFSTSDQYHLVVTPCSILIAEFLEQAKFNTIEKLAFGAAFARTSLQYQRIAKRYVPELTFFFEKCLASLLPDPSAEILHQVKIDSTKLAIENGITLNNEQSATLHLHQFSGVDKLNDGLRCTLLMNVLESVKTAISLIWKELPAFQEITFNIVKLLEEYVAKFSTLEPAQQILERIEKLCGFNDHTPLTLQHHKPISIPSHAPKFEENFNPDKKSYDPDKTRSEINKMKSLLKKERKFTMKEIRKDAKFEARQRIASQKESAAQYHSKMAHIINTISTEEGSEKNKYEREKKLRSIKK; this comes from the coding sequence ATGGCAGGATCGCAATTGAAGCAGCTCAAAGCGACCTTGAAAGCTCACAACCTCACTGGTCAGACTAACGgaggaaagaagaagaaaggctcGAAAAGACAGCCGAAGCAATATGaccgagaagaaaggagCAAAGTGATTGCTCAGATAAGAGAGACTTTCAGCCCCTTTGAAGTGAAGAAGGTCAAAAACAAGCGCATTGATGACTCGAGCATACCTGTCGGTAAGCCTGGAATCTCAAAGCAGATCGGAGAAGAGCAACGTAGAAAAGTGTATGAGGCCAAGCAGGCTCATAGGAATAAGAGCAATGGGTTTTTGGATAGACGTTTTGGAGAAAGGAATAAGCATATGTCCGAAGAAGACAAGATGTTGGAGCGTTTCACAAGGGAAAGACAGAGTCAATCTCGTGTGAAAAGCAGTCTCTTTGATCTTaacgacgacgatgatgatgacggAGGCATGTTTCAAACCGGATTAACTCATCTTGGAGAAGCGTTGCATGACGACTTCGACGAGGGTGACTTGGGTCTagacgatgaagataatGAAGTTCGCGCGACTGGtagaagcaaaagatccTTAGATTATGGTGAGAATGGATCTTTAGGTGAGCCGGCCGAGCCGGCTAGGAAGAAGACCAAAGCAGAAGTGATGAAAGAGATAATAGCGAAATCCAAGTTTTACAAGCAAGAAAGACAAAAGGCGCAAGAAAAACTAGAGGATCAgattgatgagcttgatgaaaactTTGGTGATATATTTTCCGAGCTGAAGGCGTCGTCAGCGGCAGCACAGGCAGCTCCTGAACTGCAAGATCAGACAGACAAAGAATATGACATTAAAGTTAAGGAACTCATCATGGAAAAGAGAGCTGCCCCAAGTGACAGGACCAAGACACCagaggagttgaagaaggaagtgGAGGAAAAAAGAGCTCAACTGGAAAGGCAGAGAAATGAGCGTATGAGTGGTATATTGGAGCTAGAAGACGGTGAAGAAAGGGGCGTTGAGGACTTGGATGATGGCTTTTGGGCCAATTCtgatgacgaggaagaaTTAGGCGAAGGATCTTTTGCGGATTCAGATGAGGATATTGAACTTGAGCAGTCACCAAGCGATGAAGCAGAATTCAAGAGAGACCGTGAGTTGCGGGATCTTCCTTGTCCTGGTAGTCATGAAGAACTACtcgctttcttgaaaggtCAGCGGCTAGTTGATCAACCAAAACAAATTAGAAGGATAATTCACGCTCATCAACCTAAGCTGGCGGAAGGTAACAAGGAGAAGCTTGGACATTTGACCGCTGTGCTGCTCCAGCATATACTTTTCCTATCGAACCAAGATTACtccaaaaatttgaaagagtttGCAGAAGTTCAGAATTCTATGTTAAAAATTCTCCAGTCGTTATCTGAACAATACAATCAAGCGCTTTCGAAAGAATGtagaaaaatcatcagcACTATTCaagaaagattcaagaagaatcagtTCACGAAAGTATTGCCTTCAGATTTGgtattcttcaatttggTTGGTGTCATATTTTCGACGTCCGATCAATATCATCTGGTTGTAACACCCTGCTCCATCTTAATTGCAGAGTTCCTCGAACAAGCAAAATTCAACACGATAGAAAAACTGGCGTTTGGAGCTGCGTTTGCTCGAACTTCTTTGCAATATCAAAGAATCGCAAAGCGTTACGTTCCAGAGTTGAcatttttcttcgaaaagtgCTTAGCATCACTGCTTCCAGACCCAAGCGCAGAAATCTTGCATCAAGTGAAAATAGACTCCACCAAATTAGCAATTGAGAATGGAATAACACTCAATAATGAGCAGTCTGCCACATtgcatcttcatcagttTTCTGGAGTTGATAAGCTGAACGATGGGCTGAGATGCACGCTTTTGATGAATGTACTAGAGTCAGTGAAAACAGCAATATCACTAATATGGAAGGAGCTTCCGgctttccaagaaatcacATTCAACATTGTCAAGCTGCTCGAAGAATATGTTGCAAAGTTTTCGACCCTGGAGCCAGCGCAACAAATCCTCGAGAGGATTGAAAAGCTGTGTGGTTTCAATGATCACACACCATTGACCCTGCAGCATCATAAACCCATTTCTATTCCTTCACATGCTCCTAAATTCGAAGAGAACTTTAACCCTGATAAGAAATCTTATGATCCTGATAAGACTAGAAGTGAGATCAAtaagatgaagagtctgttgaagaaagaacGGAAATTCACTATGAAAGAGATTCGTAAAGATGCCAAGTTTGAAGCCAGACAAAGAATCGCAAGCCAAAAGGAATCTGCCGCTCAATATCACTCTAAGATGGCTCACATTATCAACACAATCAGCACTGAGGAGGGCTCTGAAAAAAATAAGTACGAACGAGAAAAGAAGCTGCGCAGCATTAAAAAATGA
- the LDB17 gene encoding Ldb17p (ancestral locus Anc_7.324): protein MILDPSTPHPGKHDEEEVASFWSTMEKMVELPEDGRPDENINSILVGYVKNASESYMSFINSDRDLCKMAVTLTESVAFRENLEFCLSKLLSLLNIDLLEMNMKFIIAYILLWESKNNLHSLEIMLEFQGFNVFYNTLYTQFAYLNKYGEDKNIARERPTDANFAELSEIELKIVDGMKQISTVLMDLIFQVLKYCKCSVRNVQIIDDFFVYYLMTSIRSDTVTDMFNNTQFKLLLALNEQYMILRKEYEIENKVFVYLTNDAVTTKFTELLLLKFNRVQDKSLQIMMCKILYLILTADRGRIAKSFFYLNDLNVLVDVLIRELENIAENEETLRNYFLRIMEPLFVNTQLSTTHYRKDDLVRVLLYLSSVDNFCSSDKVLKEHRTTAKLASRILDRVEWLNCLATEADAFDSDTSTSRKSSVSGLGITPITTMPTTADKRSDNLYNNKELEHSAESLGRRKSRPPPPPPPSRKLGLTRTITRSTPSSPAP from the coding sequence ATGATACTAGATCCATCTACACCTCACCCCGGGAAacatgatgaagaagaggttgCCAGTTTCTGGAGCACGATGGAGAAGATGGTGGAATTGCCTGAGGACGGAAGGCCGGATGAAAACATCAATTCGATTCTTGTTGGGTATGTCAAGAACGCCTCGGAGTCGTACATGAGTTTTATAAACTCTGACAGGGATCTGTGTAAGATGGCAGTAACGCTCACGGAATCGGTTGCGTTTCGTGAGAATCTAGAGTTCTGCTTGAGCAAGTTGTTGTCATTATTGAACATTGACCTCTTAGAGATGAACATGAAGTTCATCATTGCGTACATTCTGCTTTGGGAATCGAAGAACAATCTACATTCCTTGGAGATTATGTTGGAATTCCAGGGCTTCAATGTATTCTATAATACTTTGTACACGCAATTTGCGTACTTGAACAAGTATGGTGAGGACAAGAACATTGCTCGAGAGAGGCCCACTGACGCAAACTTCGCCGAACTGTCGGAAATCGAACTGAAAATTGTCGATGGAATGAAACAGATTTCAACGGTCTTGATGGACCTCATATTTCAAGTTCTGAAATATTGCAAATGTTCAGTGAGAAATGTGCAGATAATCGACGATTTCTTTGTCTACTATCTTATGACTTCGATTAGATCAGACACGGTTACCGATATGTTCAACAATACTCAATTCAAACTTTTGTTAGCCCTGAATGAGCAATACATGATATTGAGGAAAGAATATGAGATCGAAAACAAAGTCTTCGTGTATCTCACTAATGATGCTGTCACGACGAAGTTTACGGAGCTGTTGCTCTTAAAATTCAACAGAGTGCAAGACAAGTCACTGCAAATAATGATGTGCAAGATTCTTTACCTGATTTTGACAGCGGATCGCGGCAGGATAGCCAAGAGCTTCTTCTATTTAAACGATCTGAACGTCCTTGTCGATGTGCTGATCAGGGAGCTTGAGAACATAGcggaaaatgaagaaacgTTGAGAAACTACTTCTTAAGAATCATGGAGCCATTGTTTGTGAACACTCAATTGTCGACGACGCATTACAGAAaagatgatcttgttaGAGTACTGCTTTATTTATCGTCCGTTGATAATTTCTGCAGTAGTGATAAGGTATTGAAGGAACATCGGACAACGGCAAAATTGGCTTCTCGAATACTTGACCGTGTGGAGTGGCTTAATTGTCTCGCAACTGAGGCTGACGCGTTTGATTCTGATACATCAACAAGCAGGAAGTCGAGCGTTAGTGGCTTAGGGATTACTCCGATTACCACCATGCCAACCACGGCTGACAAAAGATCAGACAATTTATACAACAACAAGGAACTAGAGCACTCGGCAGAGTCCCTCGGAAGGCGCAAGTCAAGACCTCCTCCACCTCCGCCACCTTCTAGGAAATTGGGGCTGACCAGAACTATTACGCGCAGTACTCCATCATCGCCGGCACCATAA
- the ATG38 gene encoding Atg38p (ancestral locus Anc_7.325) gives METLVEIQKPVVSQHVQMPMSTLLGMNSSMQPMSKTRSWDGGRSGNDTTGLQTEPFLGRILNKLQSNLTLRIEERMKDKDGKNGASVEAIVNQQLVQFRKDLAVYEQRKVREYTSRLEQATKENRKLSNQIVRLRERWDSLVESAKQRRIRQQEE, from the coding sequence ATGGAGACGCTGGTGGAGATCCAAAAACCTGTAGTGTCACAGCACGTCCAAATGCCGATGTCTACGCTGCTCGGTATGAACTCTTCAATGCAGCCTATGTCGAAGACCAGGTCATGGGATGGCGGGCGAAGCGGTAACGACACAACTGGACTGCAGACGGAGCCTTTCTTGGGTAGGATCCTAAATAAGCTGCAGAGCAACCTGACTCTGAGGATCGAAGAACGGATGAAGGATAAGGACGGCAAAAACGGTGCTAGTGTGGAAGCCATTGTGAACCAGCAGTTAGTTCAGTTCAGGAAAGATTTAGCCGTTTACGAACAGAGAAAGGTCAGAGAATATACCAGCAGGTTGGAACAGGCTACCAAAGAGAATCGCAAGCTTTCGAATCAGATTGTTAGGCTGCGAGAGAGGTGGGATAGTCTGGTTGAGAGTGCGAAGCAGCGGAGGATAAGGCAGCAGGAGGAGTAG